The stretch of DNA CGCTGCAACAAATTGGCCTCAGCCACAAACACTCCATCTAATACAATATCGTCATTGCGGGCCGCTCGCATAGCCGTGCCATTCCAAGTCGGATCAATCGTAATCCCTGCTTGCTTGAGATCGACCAAAAAAATCGCGGTATCGCTCGTATCAGCAATCGTGGCGCTAATCAGGGCATGGGTTAGGGCTGGCGCACCGGTGGTATAAATTTTGCGGCCATGCAACAACCAGCCATCCTCGAGCTGCCGCGCAACTGTCGCAAACAAACCACCCCGCGCAGGGCTGCCCATTTCGCGTTCGCTGGCAGCCGAATTGAGCAAAATCGGCTGCTCAACCACCAAACGGCTAATCCGTTCGATTTGGTTTGGCTGCCATGCCTTGCCCTCGATGATGCCACCAAGCACATGAATTGGCATGGCCATGACCAAGGCCAACGAGCCATCGCCATAAGCCAATTGCTCTTGAGCCAAGATTGCCTCAAATAAGCTTGCACCATGGCCGCCAAACTCCGCTGGAACGCTCAAGGCCTGATAGCGAGCAGCAAAAAAGGCTGGCAAATGCTCGAAAGGAAAGCTCGCCGCCTGATCATGCACGCCAGCACTTGGTTTGATCAACGCCGCCAAATCCTGCCCAAGTTGCACAAAGCCGCGCTGGCGTTCAGTTAAGCCGCGATGTAGTAAATCTATCGCCATTGGTTAATTCCTCAATTAATTATTGCCCCTCAAAAGCTTAGCACACATAGCTTGCCACTCATCAAATTATTAACTTGGCGGCAATGATTGTCGAATTTGTATCACAATCATTTTTTATAGTACTGCCATCGAAACCAATTAGCGATTGACAAGGAGTTCGGACATGCGTAAACATTTAGCGCTGGCAGTTGGGGTGGTATCGTTGGCCTGTGGTGGCTATCTCTGGACGAATAACACTGCGGCATTTGCCGTCAACAAAAACGATCAGCCAGCCGAAACGATCACAATTACCTCAAATCCTGAAGAAGTTACAATTGAATGTAGTATGGCTGGTGGTGAAGGAATGTTCATGCCTACACTACACGGTGAAATCGCAGCGAGTGCCCACGCAAGCCACATGCCCGCCATGGCAATGCATAAACCGATGGTTAGTGCAACATTACATCATCGTAGCGGCTCAAGCTCATCCGCCGATCAGCTTGAAATAACTAGCCAAACCAGCAGCACACACGTGACCAAGCCATTTGCAATGCTAAGCAACGTTGATGATGAATCAAGCGATTGTAGTATCGCAGTACCAGTTGGGATCGACTGGTTTGAATTGGCTGCTGAAACGATTGGCGTTAGCAGCGATGAACTGCTGACTGGGATTGAGAATGAGGTTAGTATCGCTGAGCAAGCCGCCGCCAAGGGTGTGAGCAAACAAACCGTGATCGATGCAATTGTGGATGCTGAAACTGCCAACATCAATCAACTGGTAACCGATGGCGAACTTAGTGCCGAAGATGCAGCTCTATTTACCGCCGATCTGCCCGAAATGATCGAGCATTTCGTCAGCACTGCGCCACATTTCATTCCAAGCGAAGCCATTGAGTGCTTCATGGTCGAACTCGACGAATCGGGCACAAGCACAACTGAAGAAGCAGTTGCATGTGAAGCAATCGAGGCTGTGCCTGCGCTACCCGCCGCGCCAACCACCGATTCAAGTCGTTAGATCACATGGCTGGTTGCAGTCTTCACCACGCCTGTAACCAGCCTTAATCCACACCAAGGAAGTAGCATGGCCGCAATAATCACCATTATTGAAGATGAAGAACGAATTGCCCATTGGATGCAGTTGTATCTTGAGCAAGCGGGCTTTACAACCTATTTGGCCAGCGATGGCCTAGCAGGCTTGGCTTTGGTGCAGCAACACCAGCCAAGTTTAGTCGTTTTAGACCTGATGCTGCCCAAATTGGATGGCTTAGCGGTCTTCAAGGTGATTCGTCAAACCAGCAATATACCGATTATTATGGTAACTGCGCGTAGCAGCGATGAAGAACGAATCTATGGCTTAGAGCTTGGCGCTGATGATTATGTTGGCAAGCCATTCAATGCTCGCGAATTGGTAGCACGCGTTCGAGCAGTTTTGCGGCGCAGCCAGCCAATCTACGCTAGCCAAACGTTGAAACGCGGCCCAATCGAATTGGATTTGGAGCAACATCACTGCACCGTCAATCAGCAACCTGTCGAATTGAGCAAAATTCAATTGGCCTTGCTGGCGACGTTTATGCGCCATCCCAACCAAATTCTCAGCCGCGAACAGTTGCTTGAAGCAGTTTTTGCTGGCGATTATGCGGGCTTTGATCGTTCGCTCGATGCGCATATCGCGCGTTTGCGCCAACGCATTGAACATGATCGCACCAACCCACAGTATATCGTGACCGTGTATGGGCTGGGCTATAAATTTGTTGATTAGGTAGGGTGTTATGGGCAAATCGTTACGCTGGAAATTAGGGGCAGCCTTTGGCTTGGTGATCAGCGCAACCCTCTTGTTGAGCGGACTAAGCGCCTATTTGCTCACCACTCAACGCTTTGATATTTTCGTGGGTGACCAAAGCCAGTTGCGTACCGAACAGCTTGCGCCTTGGCTCGAAGCCAGTCATGCCTATAACGCCGATTGGTCGGCATTATCAACGTTGTTGCAGCAAAGCGAGAATTTGAGCCAAACCCACACCCTGAGCCTAGCCCCAGCCATTTTCAGCCTTGACAGCGGCCAACTCTGGCAACAGAGCGCCGAGGTAATTGGCATTAGCCCTGAGCATTTGCAAGGCGAGGTTGGTAGCGGCGGCAGCATCGAGAGCGTCGCATTAGCACATAATGTTGATCCTGAGGCCTTGATCGTTAGCCTTGAGCAAACCCAAATGCCAACCATTCCAATGACCATGGCGGTGGTCGGAGCTACGCCAAGTGGAGCTGGCATCGACTTACAATCACAAATTCGCTATTTTGTTGAATATCAAACCAGCCCCAATTGGCTCAGCCTGATTCAAAAACAACTTAATGCTAGCCCCACCGAAGTTCAACAAAGCTTGCAACACCCCCAAGGCTTCGTGGCACTAGCTCAACGCTATCAAATCGAGCCATGGCTGCTGGTTCAAACAATTGTTATGGCGGAGCTAGAACGCTTAAAATCGATGTCGAGCATTCCTATCAGCAGCATCCTGAACGAACTCCCGCTGATCGCTCAATCAGCCTGGAATTTTATTGATCCCCAAGGCCTTGCTCAGCCAAATACAGCCCGAATTGGGCTGCTGCATCATGACAGTATGTTGCTGCAATGGGAATTACAAGCACTGTTGCATGGCGATGAACGGCTGATCATTCTCGATCCAACGGGCAATGTGAGCTATGACAGTGCTCGGCAACTCAATAACGATCAGCAACTAGCCGAGGATATTCGCCAGCATGCCGTGCCGCTGTATGATTTAATCACCAACCAACCAATTGGCTCTGCGCTGATCGTGACTGGTACGCACGCCTATACCGAGCATCAAGGAGCATTTTTGCGCAGCACTGGCCAAGCTTTGGTGATGAGTGGTGGTATCGTCGGCATGATCGTTTTAGCCTTGGGGTTTGTCTTGGTTCGCACAATTACCGCGCCAGTTTTAGCATTAACCCACGCCACCAAACAAATTATCGCCGGCAATTGGCAAACTCAAGTGCCAATTCGTTCGCACGATGAGCTAGGCCAAATGAGCAAAGCCTTCAATCATATGGCCAATTCGCTAGCTCAACAGCGCATGCTGCAAACCCGCCTAATTCATGATTTGACCCATGAATTACACACCCCGCTAAGCGTGATTCAGCTTGAAATGGAAGGCTTGGCCGATCAACTACAAAGCGCCGATGAAGCTGCTCGCCATGTTGAACACGAAATTAAATTGATCGTCAGCTTACTCGATGATTTAACTTTGCTGCTCAAAACCGAATCACACAGCCTAGAATTTAACCAAGAATCATTAGATTTTGAGCAATTGCTCCACGAAACCCATCAACGGTGGCAACAACCAGCACTCAATGCAGGCATCCAATTGAAACTTAGCATCGAGCAACCACTCCCCAAACTCG from Herpetosiphon gulosus encodes:
- a CDS encoding acyl-CoA dehydrogenase family protein gives rise to the protein MAIDLLHRGLTERQRGFVQLGQDLAALIKPSAGVHDQAASFPFEHLPAFFAARYQALSVPAEFGGHGASLFEAILAQEQLAYGDGSLALVMAMPIHVLGGIIEGKAWQPNQIERISRLVVEQPILLNSAASEREMGSPARGGLFATVARQLEDGWLLHGRKIYTTGAPALTHALISATIADTSDTAIFLVDLKQAGITIDPTWNGTAMRAARNDDIVLDGVFVAEANLLQRRQPGLVDPSRNNAGAWFQLNMAAVYLGIAQAARDAARDYARERRPTALAGKAISELESIQHQLGKVEQLVLTARSLLYQTAQLWEQAPAERSNLRPLIATTKATAIEHAIAAVEQAMIVVGGASLSPDLALERYARDVRAGLFHPPTMDAALVGLGAWLVE
- a CDS encoding response regulator transcription factor, with product MAAIITIIEDEERIAHWMQLYLEQAGFTTYLASDGLAGLALVQQHQPSLVVLDLMLPKLDGLAVFKVIRQTSNIPIIMVTARSSDEERIYGLELGADDYVGKPFNARELVARVRAVLRRSQPIYASQTLKRGPIELDLEQHHCTVNQQPVELSKIQLALLATFMRHPNQILSREQLLEAVFAGDYAGFDRSLDAHIARLRQRIEHDRTNPQYIVTVYGLGYKFVD
- a CDS encoding ATP-binding protein yields the protein MGKSLRWKLGAAFGLVISATLLLSGLSAYLLTTQRFDIFVGDQSQLRTEQLAPWLEASHAYNADWSALSTLLQQSENLSQTHTLSLAPAIFSLDSGQLWQQSAEVIGISPEHLQGEVGSGGSIESVALAHNVDPEALIVSLEQTQMPTIPMTMAVVGATPSGAGIDLQSQIRYFVEYQTSPNWLSLIQKQLNASPTEVQQSLQHPQGFVALAQRYQIEPWLLVQTIVMAELERLKSMSSIPISSILNELPLIAQSAWNFIDPQGLAQPNTARIGLLHHDSMLLQWELQALLHGDERLIILDPTGNVSYDSARQLNNDQQLAEDIRQHAVPLYDLITNQPIGSALIVTGTHAYTEHQGAFLRSTGQALVMSGGIVGMIVLALGFVLVRTITAPVLALTHATKQIIAGNWQTQVPIRSHDELGQMSKAFNHMANSLAQQRMLQTRLIHDLTHELHTPLSVIQLEMEGLADQLQSADEAARHVEHEIKLIVSLLDDLTLLLKTESHSLEFNQESLDFEQLLHETHQRWQQPALNAGIQLKLSIEQPLPKLAVDRTRIVQALGNLLKNALRHTPANGQIHISCSRDHASIKLSIHDTGEGISAHDLPHIFERFYRADASRNRDTGGRGLGLAIVKQIIEAHGGTIEVSSTLGQGSNFQISLPINPSLD